In Oxalobacteraceae bacterium OTU3CINTB1, the sequence GCCGACTGTTGCGGCAGTGCGACATAGGCGCCGCGGACGGACCTGGCGGGCGCGCAAGACGGGTTGACGCGCGCTGCAATTTAGACAAGCTTTCGACGCCCCGTGGTGGCGGGAAGCGGCCAAGTCAGAGGTAACGCTCTAAAAATCAGGGGTTTGCCGCCATAAAACGGCACCGGATTATATGTTTCGTCCAATAAAAATATACAATATCGATCTTCCAGGAGCCTACTCATGAAACTTTCACAACTTAGTTTGACGGTTGCAGCTATCTGTATCGCTGCCAGCGCGTCCGCGGCGGATCCAAAACTGGCCATCGTGTATGACGCGGGCGGCAAGTTCGACAAATCGTTCAACCAGTCCGCTTTTGAAGGCGCCTCGCGCTTCAAGAAGGAAACCAATATCAATTTCACCGAGGTGCAAGCCTCCAGCGACACCCAGGCCGAGCAAGTGCTGCGCGGCCTCGCGCGCAAGAACATGGACTTGATCGCCTCGATCGGCTTCGCCCAGCAGTCGGCCGTGCAGAAGGTCGCCAAGGAATTCCCGAAGGTGCGTTTCGTGCTGATCGACGGCGTGGCGCAAGGCGCCAACATCAACTCGATCACCTTCAAGGAAGAAGAAGGCTCGTATTTGGTCGGCGTGGCCGCCGCGATGGCGTCCAAAACCAAAAAACTCGGCTTCATCGGCGGTGTCGACATCCCGCTGATCCGCACCTTCGCCTGCGGCTACACCCAGGGCGCGAAGGCGGTCGACAAAAAGGTCGATGTCACCTCCAACATGGTCGGCACCACCGCCGACTCGTGGAACAACCCTGCCAAGGGCGGTGAGCTGGCCCGCTCGCAGTTCGACCGCGGCGTCGACGTGGTATTCGCGGTGGCCGGCGGTTCGGGCCTCGGCACGCTGCAGACGGCCAAGGAAAAAGGCAAGCTGGCCATCGGCGTCGACTCCAACCAGAACCACCTGTATCCGGGTGCGATCCTGACTTCGATGGTCAAGCGCGTCGACAACGCCGTCTACGACTCCTTCATGCAGGTCAAGGCCGGCACCTGGAAGGCCGGCGTGACCGCCAAGGGCATCAAGGAAGGCGGCGTCGATTGGGCGCTGGACGCCAACAATCGTTCGCTGATCACGCCGGAGATCGAAAAGCGCGTGCTGGGCGCGCGCAAGGACATCATCGACGGCAAAGTGAAGGTCTTCGATATCCGTTCCGGCGCGGCCTGCCCGGTCTGACACCAGTTTGAACACGAGCGCGCCGCCGGGGTTGTCCCCCGAGCGGCGCGTTTAACGTTTTAAGCGTTTAGTGTTTTACGCGTTTACTATCTAACCGAACCGAAAACGACCCTATGCAGCCAGCAGTAGAATTTCGCGGCATCTCCAAGCATTTCGGAGCTGTCAAGGCGAACACGGATGTCAGCTTCGCCATTGCCAAGGGATCGATCCACGGCCTGGTGGGCGAGAACGGCGCCGGCAAATCGACCCTGATGAGTATCCTGTACGGCTACTACCGCGCCGACGGCGGGGAGATCCTGCTCGATGGTCAGGCGCGCCGCATCCACAACAGCCAGGAGGCGATCGCGCTCGGCATCGGCATGGTGCACCAGCACTTCATGCTGGTCGAGAACATGACGGTGCTCGACAACGTCATGCTGGGCAGCGAGGGCGGGTTCAAGCTCCAATCGAAGCGCGCCGCCGTCGAGGCAAAGCTGCGCGAGATCTGCGCGCGCTACCAGCTCGACGTCGATCCGCTGGCCACCATCCACGACCTGTCGGTGGGCGCGCAGCAGCGCGTCGAGATCCTCAAGCAGATATACCGCAGCGCCAACATCCTGATCCTCGACGAGCCGACCGCCGTGCTGACGGCGCAGGAGACAGCGTCGCTGTTCGAGATCCTGCGCCTGTT encodes:
- a CDS encoding BMP family ABC transporter substrate-binding protein; this translates as MKLSQLSLTVAAICIAASASAADPKLAIVYDAGGKFDKSFNQSAFEGASRFKKETNINFTEVQASSDTQAEQVLRGLARKNMDLIASIGFAQQSAVQKVAKEFPKVRFVLIDGVAQGANINSITFKEEEGSYLVGVAAAMASKTKKLGFIGGVDIPLIRTFACGYTQGAKAVDKKVDVTSNMVGTTADSWNNPAKGGELARSQFDRGVDVVFAVAGGSGLGTLQTAKEKGKLAIGVDSNQNHLYPGAILTSMVKRVDNAVYDSFMQVKAGTWKAGVTAKGIKEGGVDWALDANNRSLITPEIEKRVLGARKDIIDGKVKVFDIRSGAACPV